In Enoplosus armatus isolate fEnoArm2 chromosome 2, fEnoArm2.hap1, whole genome shotgun sequence, one DNA window encodes the following:
- the p4hb gene encoding protein disulfide-isomerase isoform X1 — translation MLKFLLLCTLAVASRAEIAEEDDVLVLKKSNFDEALQAHPNILVEFYAPWCGHCKALVPEYAKAAGILKAEGSKVRLGKVDATEETELAQEYGVRGYPTIKFFKGGDKESPKEYSAGRQADDIVGWLKKRTGPAVATLAGVTEAESLIADNEVAVIGFFKDANSAAAVAFEKAAEAVDEIPFAVTSDDAVHSKFEVSQDSVVLFKKFDEGRNTFDGEVTKENLLAFVKANQLPLVIEFTEQTAPKIFGGDIKSHILMFLPKAASDFQDKMDEFKKASEGFKGRILFIFIDSDVDDNQRILEFFGLKKEECPAIRLITLEDEMTKYKPESDAITAESIVKFCTLFTEGKLKPHLMSQDIPKDWDKNPVRVLVGKNFEEVAFDTSKNVFVEFYAPWCGHCKQLTPIWEKLGEKYKDSADTIVAKMDSTANEIEAVKVHSFPTLKFFPAGEERKVIDYNGERTLEGFTKFLESGGKDGGAPAGDEEEDDLDAEDLDDLEEGQDEDSDGEDDDGHDEL, via the exons ATGTTGAAGTTTTTGCTCCTCTGTACACTGGCTGTGGCCAGCCGGGCTGAGATCGCTGAGGAAGATGATGTCCTGGTGCTGAAGAAAAGTAACTTCGACGAGGCTCTCCAAGCTCACCCCAACATCCTGGTTGAATTCT ATGCCCCATGGTGCGGTCACTGCAAGGCCCTGGTTCCAGAGTACGCCAAGGCCGCTGGAATACTGAAGGCAGAGGGCTCAAAGGTCCGTCTGGGTAAGGTGGACGCCACAGAGGAGACCGAACTGGCCCAAGAGTACGGCGTCCGGGGATACCCCACCATCAAGTTCTTCAAGGGTGGCGACAAGGAGTCACCCAAAGAGTACTCTG CTGGCAGGCAAGCAGATGACATCGTCGGCTGGCTGAAGAAGCGCACTGGCCCGGCCGTCGCTACCCTGGCTGGAGTCACAGAGGCAGAGTCTCTGATCGCTGACAATGAGGTGGCAGTCATCGGATTCTTTAAG GATGCTAACTCCGCCGCTGCCGTGGCCTTCGAAAAAGCAGCTGAAGCCGTAGATGAAATTCCCTTCGCCGTGACCTCCGACGATGCTGTTCACTCCAAGTTCGAGGTGTCCCAGGACAGCGTTGTCCTCTTTAAGAAG TTTGATGAAGGGCGCAATACCTTTGATGGAGAGGTGACCAAAGAAAACCTCCTGGCTTTTGTCAAGGCCAACCAGCTGCCTCTGGTCATCGAGTTCACTGAGCAG ACGGCCCCTAAAATCTTCGGTGGAGACATCAAGTCCCACATCCTCATGTTTCTGCCCAAAGCTGCTTCAGACTTTCAGGACAAAATGGACGAGTTTAAGAAGGCCTCCGAGGGATTCAAGGGTCGG ATCCTGTTCATTTTCATCGACAGCGACGTGGACGACAACCAGCGCATCCTGGAGTTCTTCGGCCTGAAGAAAGAGGAGTGCCCTGCCATCCGCCTCATCACTCTGGAGGACGAAATGACCAAGTACAAGCCCGAGAGCGACGCCATCACAGCAGAGAGCATCGTCAAATTCTGCACACTGTTCACTGAGGGCAAACTcaag CCCCACCTCATGAGTCAGGACATCCCTAAAGACTGGGACAAAAACCCCGTCAGGGTTTTGGTCGGCAAGAACTTCGAGGAGGTCGCCTTCGATACCTCTAAGAACGTCTTTGTGGAATTCT ATGCACCTTGGTGTGGACACTGCAAACAGCTGACTCCCATCTGGGAGAAGCTGGGAGAGAAGTATAAGGACAGCGCCGACACCATCGTGGCTAAGATGGACTCCACAGCCAATGAGATCGAAGCAGTCAAAGTCCACAGCTTCCCCACTCTTAAGTTCTTCCCTGCAGGAGAGGAGCGCAAG GTGATTGATTACAATGGTGAGAGAACACTGGAAGGCTTCACCAAGTTCCTGGAGAGTGGTGGCAAGGACGGCGGTGCCCCTgcaggagacgaggaggaggacgatCTGGACGCAGAG GATTTGGATGATTTGGAAGAAGGACAGGACGAGGACTCTGATGGTGAGGACGACGACGGACATGACGAATTGTAA
- the ppp1r27b gene encoding protein phosphatase 1 regulatory subunit 27b codes for MKYYQCPVSQTMEIKAYTQDCGVPVSCKSSASLKPIRSVHFPNDIVFQDYVRHGELERIGRFIRASRVNLDTIYHSGMAAIHEAVLSGNLECVKLLVHYGADIHQRDEEGWTPLHMACSDGFPHIARYLLSLGADPELENDCGEKPADLIEPDNEELLELFGLAVDD; via the exons ATGAAGTACTATCAGTGCCCCGTGTCCCAGACCATGGAGATCAAGGCTTACACCCAGGACTGCGGCGTCCCAGTCAGCTGCAAGAGCTCGGCTTCTCTGAAGCCAATCCGCAGTGTGCACTTCCCCAATGACATTGTTTTCCAGGACTACGTGCGACATGGCGAGCTGGAGAGGATCGGACGTTTCATCCGAGCCAGCAGGGTCAACCTGGACACCATCTATCACTCCG GCATGGCTGCTATCCACGAGGCCGTCCTGTCTGGGAACCTGGAGTGTGTGAAGCTTCTGGTCCACTACGGAGCAGATATCCACCAGAGGGACGAGGAGGGATGGACCCCACTGCACATGGCCTGCAGCGACGGCTTCCCACACATCGCACG CTACCTCCTCTCGCTGGGTGCTGACCCTGAGCTGGAGAACGACTGCGGGGAGAAGCCGGCTGACCTCATTGAGCCGGACAacgaggagctgctggagctctTCGGGCTGGCCGTGGATGACTGA
- the p4hb gene encoding protein disulfide-isomerase isoform X2: MLKFLLLCTLAVASRAEIAEEDDVLVLKKSNFDEALQAHPNILVEFYAPWCGHCKALVPEYAKAAGILKAEGSKVRLGKVDATEETELAQEYGVRGYPTIKFFKGGDKESPKEYSAGRQADDIVGWLKKRTGPAVATLAGVTEAESLIADNEVAVIGFFKDANSAAAVAFEKAAEAVDEIPFAVTSDDAVHSKFEVSQDSVVLFKKFDEGRNTFDGEVTKENLLAFVKANQLPLVIEFTEQTAPKIFGGDIKSHILMFLPKAASDFQDKMDEFKKASEGFKGRILFIFIDSDVDDNQRILEFFGLKKEECPAIRLITLEDEMTKYKPESDAITAESIVKFCTLFTEGKLKPHLMSQDIPKDWDKNPVRVLVGKNFEEVAFDTSKNVFVEFYAPWCGHCKQLTPIWEKLGEKYKDSADTIVAKMDSTANEIEAVKVHSFPTLKFFPAGEERKVIDYNGERTLEGFTKFLESGGKDGGAPAGDEEEDDLDDLDDLEEGQDEDSDGEDDDGHDEL; the protein is encoded by the exons ATGTTGAAGTTTTTGCTCCTCTGTACACTGGCTGTGGCCAGCCGGGCTGAGATCGCTGAGGAAGATGATGTCCTGGTGCTGAAGAAAAGTAACTTCGACGAGGCTCTCCAAGCTCACCCCAACATCCTGGTTGAATTCT ATGCCCCATGGTGCGGTCACTGCAAGGCCCTGGTTCCAGAGTACGCCAAGGCCGCTGGAATACTGAAGGCAGAGGGCTCAAAGGTCCGTCTGGGTAAGGTGGACGCCACAGAGGAGACCGAACTGGCCCAAGAGTACGGCGTCCGGGGATACCCCACCATCAAGTTCTTCAAGGGTGGCGACAAGGAGTCACCCAAAGAGTACTCTG CTGGCAGGCAAGCAGATGACATCGTCGGCTGGCTGAAGAAGCGCACTGGCCCGGCCGTCGCTACCCTGGCTGGAGTCACAGAGGCAGAGTCTCTGATCGCTGACAATGAGGTGGCAGTCATCGGATTCTTTAAG GATGCTAACTCCGCCGCTGCCGTGGCCTTCGAAAAAGCAGCTGAAGCCGTAGATGAAATTCCCTTCGCCGTGACCTCCGACGATGCTGTTCACTCCAAGTTCGAGGTGTCCCAGGACAGCGTTGTCCTCTTTAAGAAG TTTGATGAAGGGCGCAATACCTTTGATGGAGAGGTGACCAAAGAAAACCTCCTGGCTTTTGTCAAGGCCAACCAGCTGCCTCTGGTCATCGAGTTCACTGAGCAG ACGGCCCCTAAAATCTTCGGTGGAGACATCAAGTCCCACATCCTCATGTTTCTGCCCAAAGCTGCTTCAGACTTTCAGGACAAAATGGACGAGTTTAAGAAGGCCTCCGAGGGATTCAAGGGTCGG ATCCTGTTCATTTTCATCGACAGCGACGTGGACGACAACCAGCGCATCCTGGAGTTCTTCGGCCTGAAGAAAGAGGAGTGCCCTGCCATCCGCCTCATCACTCTGGAGGACGAAATGACCAAGTACAAGCCCGAGAGCGACGCCATCACAGCAGAGAGCATCGTCAAATTCTGCACACTGTTCACTGAGGGCAAACTcaag CCCCACCTCATGAGTCAGGACATCCCTAAAGACTGGGACAAAAACCCCGTCAGGGTTTTGGTCGGCAAGAACTTCGAGGAGGTCGCCTTCGATACCTCTAAGAACGTCTTTGTGGAATTCT ATGCACCTTGGTGTGGACACTGCAAACAGCTGACTCCCATCTGGGAGAAGCTGGGAGAGAAGTATAAGGACAGCGCCGACACCATCGTGGCTAAGATGGACTCCACAGCCAATGAGATCGAAGCAGTCAAAGTCCACAGCTTCCCCACTCTTAAGTTCTTCCCTGCAGGAGAGGAGCGCAAG GTGATTGATTACAATGGTGAGAGAACACTGGAAGGCTTCACCAAGTTCCTGGAGAGTGGTGGCAAGGACGGCGGTGCCCCTgcaggagacgaggaggaggacgatCTGGAC GATTTGGATGATTTGGAAGAAGGACAGGACGAGGACTCTGATGGTGAGGACGACGACGGACATGACGAATTGTAA